From the Leptolyngbya sp. O-77 genome, one window contains:
- a CDS encoding PAS domain S-box protein, with protein MTSQPSESQGFQPSQPAYPSVQDFSKPPKPAQSDPCKASLDLELKLSLLIDRSPMAVIEWNTDLKVISWNASAERIFGFSAEEILGRNANEFILPESQLDLVNEIVRQILNQKSGTHSINENQTKDGRTITCEWFNTPLVNSNDEVIGIISMVSDVSDRRQTEERLRDSEKFLDSVINGNPDLMVVKDEQFRFVLVNDALCRQLGRDRSEIIGKTDYDLFPSAEADCLRQVDQHILVAGEEYLAEHTATLPNGEVRYILDRKTCFQDAKGRRFIIVTARDITDRRRAELALEQAKAELEERVEARTAELREQEQFLRSIYNGTEQGIFVIDVSPEGAFRVVDCNATLTRITGIPQQAFRNKTLAEIFDPVQAEGFQKNYERCVRAGISISYEERIRYPDGDIQWFDTTLSPIRNAEGQIYRIIGTTINITDRRNAEDALTASENRYRLLVETSQDLIWSCDREGCFSFVNAAARTILGYEPQEMLGRPFSDFLAPGQLERDREIFRRVVSGTSVLNHESVYLTKDGQRVTLLFSAAVLRDDQGNILGSTGTARDITREKQMQQERSRLIDLLEASPDLIGTAAPDGTSLYLNRAFRQVAGLTEDAVIGKQQIANWHPDWANRKIMTEGIPAALRDGTWLGETAVLDRTGEEIPVSQLIIAHKNAEGQVDYLSTVMRDIREFRQAEAALRESEERFRLVAEQTGQLIYDYDLASGKIRWAGAIAQMTGNTPEEFQQVNLHRCLERVHPDDRTRVAMLIEQAVQRHTPYHAEYRFARADGSYIFAEDHSIPLKDVEGKTYRILGVMNNITQRKQAQLELERSEATLRQRSEELQNALQQLQRTQAQMIQAEKMSSLGQLVAGVAHEINNPVNFIYGNLSHASGYTQDLLGLLDLYQKHYPTPHPEIQAEADAIDLPFVLEDLPKLISSMRVGAERIQKIVASLRTFSRMDEAEFKSVDIHDGIDSTLMILQNRIKGKSDRPEILVLKEYGKLPHVECYAGQLNQVFMNILSNAIDALEEAIAQPNSPFQDKTRKPSIQIRTDLLNGQWVFIRISDNGPGIPAAVRQRLFDPFFTTKAVGKGTGMGLSISYQIVTERHSGTLECHSEPGNGAEFVIKIPLKQIKAVESGDSRSDLHGNRPSSEQSSS; from the coding sequence ATGACCTCCCAGCCTTCCGAATCTCAGGGGTTTCAGCCGAGCCAGCCAGCCTATCCCTCCGTTCAAGATTTTAGTAAACCACCCAAACCAGCCCAATCTGACCCCTGCAAGGCATCACTCGATCTGGAGCTAAAGCTTTCGTTGCTGATCGACCGCAGCCCGATGGCCGTGATTGAGTGGAACACCGATCTCAAAGTCATAAGCTGGAATGCCAGCGCAGAGCGAATTTTTGGGTTCAGCGCTGAGGAAATCCTGGGACGCAACGCCAACGAATTCATCCTGCCAGAGTCCCAGCTTGATCTGGTCAACGAAATCGTGAGGCAGATCTTAAATCAAAAGAGCGGGACTCACAGCATTAACGAAAACCAGACCAAAGATGGCCGCACCATTACCTGCGAATGGTTCAACACACCACTGGTAAATTCTAACGATGAGGTAATTGGCATTATTTCAATGGTGAGCGATGTGAGCGATCGCCGCCAAACTGAGGAGCGTCTACGAGATTCAGAAAAATTTCTCGACAGCGTGATCAACGGCAACCCCGACCTAATGGTGGTCAAAGATGAGCAGTTTCGGTTTGTCTTGGTCAACGATGCGCTGTGTCGGCAGCTTGGGCGCGATCGCAGCGAAATCATTGGCAAAACGGACTATGACCTGTTTCCATCCGCAGAAGCCGATTGCCTGCGACAGGTCGATCAACACATATTAGTAGCTGGAGAAGAATATCTAGCTGAACACACTGCCACGCTGCCTAATGGGGAAGTCCGCTACATCCTCGATCGAAAAACGTGCTTTCAAGATGCCAAGGGCCGGCGCTTCATCATTGTGACAGCCCGTGACATTACCGATCGGCGACGGGCAGAACTTGCCCTAGAGCAGGCCAAGGCAGAACTCGAAGAACGGGTCGAAGCTCGCACAGCCGAACTCAGGGAGCAAGAGCAATTCCTCCGCAGCATCTACAACGGCACTGAGCAGGGTATTTTTGTCATAGATGTCAGCCCAGAGGGAGCGTTTCGAGTCGTAGACTGCAACGCCACACTGACTCGTATCACGGGCATTCCCCAGCAAGCCTTTAGAAATAAGACGCTGGCAGAAATTTTTGACCCGGTTCAAGCCGAAGGCTTTCAGAAAAATTATGAGCGCTGTGTTCGAGCGGGCATCTCAATTTCCTACGAAGAGCGGATTCGCTATCCCGATGGCGATATCCAGTGGTTTGACACTACCCTGTCGCCAATTCGGAATGCGGAAGGGCAGATTTATCGCATCATTGGCACCACGATCAATATCACCGACCGCCGCAACGCCGAAGATGCGCTGACGGCCAGTGAAAACCGCTATCGACTGCTGGTAGAAACGTCGCAGGATTTAATCTGGTCGTGCGATCGCGAGGGCTGCTTTAGCTTTGTAAATGCTGCCGCCCGCACCATTCTGGGCTACGAGCCTCAAGAAATGCTCGGTCGTCCCTTTAGCGACTTTTTGGCACCGGGCCAGCTAGAGCGAGATCGGGAAATCTTTCGACGGGTGGTTTCTGGAACATCGGTGCTGAACCACGAGTCGGTGTATCTTACGAAGGACGGTCAGCGGGTGACGCTGCTGTTTAGCGCGGCAGTGTTGCGCGACGACCAAGGGAACATCTTGGGCAGCACAGGCACCGCTCGCGACATCACCCGCGAAAAGCAGATGCAGCAAGAGCGATCGCGCTTGATCGACCTGCTAGAAGCCAGTCCCGACCTGATCGGCACCGCTGCTCCCGATGGCACTTCCCTGTACCTCAACCGTGCGTTTCGGCAAGTTGCAGGGCTGACAGAAGATGCCGTGATAGGCAAGCAACAGATCGCAAATTGGCATCCTGACTGGGCCAATCGCAAGATCATGACCGAGGGCATTCCCGCAGCACTGCGAGACGGCACCTGGTTGGGCGAAACGGCTGTGCTTGACAGAACTGGTGAAGAGATTCCCGTTTCGCAACTGATTATTGCCCACAAAAACGCCGAAGGGCAGGTTGATTACCTATCTACGGTAATGCGCGACATCCGTGAGTTTCGTCAGGCCGAGGCGGCGCTGCGAGAGAGCGAGGAGCGATTCCGCCTGGTGGCTGAGCAAACCGGGCAGTTGATCTATGACTATGATTTGGCAAGCGGAAAAATCCGCTGGGCGGGGGCGATCGCCCAGATGACCGGCAACACACCAGAGGAATTTCAGCAAGTCAATCTGCATAGGTGTTTGGAAAGGGTACATCCAGATGACCGAACCCGAGTTGCCATGCTAATCGAGCAGGCAGTCCAGAGGCATACACCTTACCATGCTGAATACCGGTTCGCTCGTGCGGATGGCAGCTATATTTTTGCAGAAGATCACAGCATTCCCCTAAAAGATGTCGAGGGTAAAACCTATCGCATTTTGGGTGTAATGAACAACATCACCCAGCGCAAGCAGGCTCAGCTAGAGCTAGAACGCTCCGAAGCCACCCTCCGCCAGCGCAGCGAAGAACTCCAGAATGCGCTACAGCAACTTCAGCGCACCCAGGCGCAGATGATTCAAGCCGAAAAAATGTCGAGCCTGGGGCAGCTTGTGGCTGGCGTGGCGCATGAGATTAACAACCCCGTGAACTTCATCTACGGCAACCTGTCTCACGCCAGCGGCTACACCCAGGACTTGCTGGGGCTGCTAGACCTCTATCAGAAGCACTATCCCACGCCCCATCCCGAAATTCAGGCGGAAGCCGATGCCATCGACCTGCCCTTCGTGCTAGAAGATTTGCCCAAGCTAATTTCTTCGATGCGCGTTGGAGCAGAACGCATTCAGAAAATTGTCGCGTCGCTGCGGACGTTTTCCCGCATGGACGAAGCCGAGTTCAAGTCAGTCGATATCCACGACGGCATCGACAGCACGCTGATGATTCTGCAAAATCGGATCAAAGGCAAGAGCGATCGCCCCGAAATTCTTGTCCTCAAGGAATATGGCAAATTGCCCCATGTCGAGTGCTACGCGGGCCAGCTCAACCAGGTGTTTATGAACATCCTCAGCAATGCCATCGACGCGCTGGAAGAGGCGATCGCCCAGCCCAATAGCCCATTTCAGGACAAAACTCGCAAACCCAGCATCCAGATCCGCACCGATTTGCTGAACGGACAGTGGGTGTTTATCCGCATCTCCGATAACGGCCCTGGCATTCCCGCAGCCGTTCGGCAGCGGCTATTCGACCCGTTTTTCACCACCAAGGCCGTTGGCAAGGGCACGGGCATGGGGCTGTCGATCAGCTACCAGATTGTGACCGAACGCCACAGCGGAACGCTAGAGTGCCACTCGGAACCGGGCAACGGGGCAGAGTTTGTGATTAAGATTCCATTGAAACAAATCAAGGCAGTTGAGTCGGGCGATTCGCGAAGCGATCTCCACGGGAATCGCCCCAGCAGCGAACAGTCCAGCAGCTAG
- the carB gene encoding carbamoyl-phosphate synthase large subunit translates to MPRRTDIRKILLIGSGPIVIGQACEFDYSGTQACKALRDEGYEVVLINSNPATIMTDPETADRTYIEPLTPEIVEKVIEKERPDALLPTMGGQTALNLAVALAKTDVLERYNVELIGAKLPAIEMAEDRKLFKEAMARIGVPVCPSGLAQTMNEARAIAQEIGSYPLIIRPAFTLGGTGGGIAYNQEEFEEIAQSGLDASPVSQILIEKSLLGWKEYELEVMRDLADNVVIICSIENFDPMGVHTGDSITVAPAQTLTDKEYQRLRDASIKIIREIGVETGGSNIQFSVNPETGEFIVIEMNPRVSRSSALASKATGFPIAKMAAKLAVGYTLDEIPNDITKKTPASFEPTIDYVVTKIPRFAFEKFPGSQPVLTTQMKSVGEAMAIGRTFQESFQKALRSLETGRAGWGCDKNEKLPSLEQIRAGLRTPNPDRVFTLRHAMLMGMTVEEIYELTAIDPWFLDKLAELLETEKFLKRTPLLQITQPQMLAIKQQGFSDRQIAFATKTTEDEVRAFRKSLGIVPVYKTVDTCAAEFEALTPYYYSAYETPVEVVNGDAGSEQAAATESEVLPSTRRKVMILGGGPNRIGQGIEFDYCCCHASFALRAEGFETIMVNSNPETVSTDYDTSDRLYFEPLTKEDVLNIIEAEQPAGIINQFGGQTPLKLALPLKTALPLCDSPETKIWGTSPDSIDTAEDREKFEKILRDLDIRQPANGIARSTAEALDVAKKIGYPVVVRPSYVLGGRAMEIVYSDQDLERYMTYAVLVEPDHPILVDQYLENAIEVDVDAIADATGQVVIGGIMEHIEQAGIHSGDSACSIPTVTLGPDTLETIRTWTTKLAKALNVVGLMNVQYAIQGTVEGDVVYILEANPRASRTVPFVSKAIGKPLAKLASLVMSGKTLAELNFTQEIIPQHIAVKEAVLPFSKFPGTDIILGPEMRSTGEVMGIDTDFGKAFAKAELAASQVLPLGGTVFVSMNDRDKQAAVPVVKDLQALGLHVVATEGTRRVLKENGLDVDLVLKVHEGRPNVMDSIKNQQIQLVVNTPLGETAQVDDRAIRRTALSYKIPVVTTIAGAKASTAAIRSLQSEPLEVKALQDYMS, encoded by the coding sequence ATGCCCCGCCGTACTGATATCCGCAAAATTCTTCTAATTGGCTCTGGCCCCATCGTCATTGGGCAAGCCTGCGAGTTTGACTATTCTGGCACCCAGGCCTGCAAAGCGCTGCGCGACGAAGGCTACGAAGTGGTGCTGATCAACTCCAATCCGGCAACCATCATGACCGACCCAGAGACAGCCGATCGCACCTATATTGAGCCGCTGACACCGGAGATAGTGGAAAAGGTGATCGAAAAAGAGCGTCCTGATGCGCTGCTGCCGACGATGGGTGGGCAGACGGCGCTGAACCTGGCGGTGGCGCTGGCTAAAACCGACGTGCTGGAACGCTACAACGTAGAGCTAATCGGTGCAAAGCTGCCTGCTATTGAAATGGCGGAAGACCGCAAGCTCTTTAAAGAGGCGATGGCGCGGATTGGCGTGCCCGTGTGTCCGTCGGGGTTGGCGCAAACCATGAACGAGGCGCGGGCGATCGCCCAGGAAATCGGCTCCTATCCGCTGATTATCCGCCCCGCCTTTACCCTCGGCGGCACGGGCGGCGGCATTGCCTACAACCAGGAAGAGTTTGAGGAAATTGCTCAGTCGGGTCTAGATGCCAGCCCGGTGTCGCAGATTCTCATCGAAAAGTCACTCTTGGGCTGGAAGGAATACGAACTGGAGGTGATGCGCGACCTAGCAGATAACGTTGTGATTATTTGCTCGATTGAAAACTTCGACCCGATGGGCGTTCACACGGGCGACTCGATCACCGTTGCTCCGGCGCAAACCCTGACGGATAAGGAATATCAGCGGTTGAGGGATGCATCGATCAAAATCATCCGCGAAATCGGAGTGGAAACGGGTGGGTCGAATATTCAGTTTTCGGTGAACCCAGAAACAGGCGAGTTTATCGTGATTGAGATGAACCCTCGCGTGTCGCGCAGTTCGGCGCTGGCCTCCAAGGCGACGGGCTTCCCGATCGCCAAAATGGCGGCGAAGCTAGCCGTCGGCTACACGCTGGACGAAATTCCCAACGACATTACCAAGAAAACGCCCGCCAGTTTTGAACCCACGATTGACTACGTGGTGACGAAGATTCCTCGCTTTGCCTTCGAGAAATTTCCCGGCTCCCAGCCCGTGCTGACAACGCAGATGAAGTCCGTGGGCGAAGCAATGGCGATCGGGCGGACGTTCCAGGAGTCGTTCCAAAAAGCGCTGCGATCGCTCGAAACAGGCCGTGCGGGCTGGGGCTGCGACAAAAACGAAAAACTGCCCAGCTTGGAGCAAATTCGTGCGGGTTTGCGGACTCCGAACCCGGATCGGGTGTTCACATTGCGCCACGCCATGCTGATGGGCATGACGGTGGAGGAAATCTACGAACTCACTGCGATTGACCCGTGGTTTCTCGACAAGCTGGCAGAACTGCTGGAAACCGAGAAATTCCTCAAGCGCACGCCGCTGCTGCAAATCACCCAGCCGCAAATGCTGGCGATCAAGCAGCAGGGCTTTAGCGATCGCCAAATTGCCTTTGCCACCAAAACCACCGAAGACGAGGTTCGCGCTTTCCGCAAGTCTCTGGGCATTGTTCCCGTCTACAAAACTGTAGACACCTGCGCCGCCGAGTTTGAAGCGCTAACGCCCTACTATTACTCGGCCTACGAAACACCTGTCGAAGTGGTCAATGGAGACGCAGGTTCGGAACAAGCCGCCGCAACCGAGTCGGAGGTCTTGCCCTCAACCCGGCGCAAGGTGATGATCTTGGGCGGCGGGCCCAACCGCATCGGGCAGGGCATCGAGTTTGACTATTGTTGCTGCCATGCTTCCTTTGCGCTGCGGGCAGAAGGGTTTGAGACGATCATGGTCAACTCCAACCCGGAGACGGTCTCCACAGACTATGACACGAGCGATCGCCTCTATTTTGAGCCGCTGACGAAAGAGGACGTGCTAAATATCATTGAGGCAGAGCAGCCCGCTGGCATCATCAACCAGTTTGGCGGTCAGACCCCGCTCAAGCTGGCCCTGCCGCTCAAAACGGCGCTGCCCCTCTGCGATTCGCCCGAAACCAAAATCTGGGGCACTTCTCCTGACTCCATTGATACGGCCGAAGACCGGGAAAAATTCGAGAAAATCCTGCGCGATCTAGACATCCGCCAACCCGCCAACGGCATTGCCCGCAGCACCGCCGAAGCGCTAGATGTGGCGAAAAAAATTGGCTATCCCGTGGTGGTACGCCCCAGCTACGTGCTGGGCGGACGGGCGATGGAAATCGTCTATTCCGACCAGGATCTAGAGCGCTACATGACCTACGCGGTGCTGGTGGAGCCGGATCACCCGATCCTGGTCGATCAGTACCTGGAAAATGCGATCGAGGTGGATGTGGATGCGATCGCCGATGCCACTGGCCAGGTCGTTATCGGCGGCATCATGGAACACATCGAGCAAGCGGGCATTCACTCTGGCGACTCTGCCTGCTCGATTCCCACCGTCACCCTCGGACCCGACACGCTGGAAACCATCCGCACCTGGACGACGAAACTCGCCAAAGCGCTAAACGTTGTCGGCCTGATGAACGTGCAGTACGCCATCCAGGGCACGGTCGAGGGCGATGTGGTCTACATTTTGGAAGCCAACCCCCGCGCCTCGCGCACCGTGCCTTTCGTTTCTAAGGCGATCGGCAAGCCCCTGGCCAAGCTGGCCTCGCTGGTGATGTCGGGCAAGACCCTGGCGGAGCTAAACTTCACGCAGGAAATCATTCCCCAGCACATTGCGGTGAAAGAGGCCGTGCTGCCCTTTTCCAAGTTCCCCGGCACGGATATTATTCTTGGCCCCGAAATGCGCTCCACGGGCGAAGTGATGGGCATCGACACCGACTTTGGCAAAGCCTTTGCCAAGGCAGAGCTAGCGGCTTCGCAGGTGTTGCCATTGGGAGGCACGGTCTTCGTTTCGATGAACGACCGCGACAAGCAGGCTGCTGTGCCTGTGGTGAAGGATTTGCAGGCCTTAGGGCTGCACGTTGTGGCGACGGAGGGGACTCGCCGCGTCCTCAAAGAAAATGGACTGGATGTGGATCTGGTGCTGAAGGTGCATGAAGGTCGTCCCAACGTGATGGATTCCATCAAAAACCAGCAGATTCAGCTTGTGGTCAACACGCCCTTGGGCGAAACGGCTCAGGTGGACGATCGCGCGATTCGCCGCACTGCCCTGTCTTATAAAATTCCAGTTGTCACCACAATTGCCGGAGCTAAGGCCAGCACGGCTGCGATTCGCTCCCTCCAGTCTGAGCCGCTAGAGGTCAAGGCGCTGCAAGATTATATGAGCTAG
- a CDS encoding response regulator transcription factor has product MGEHKRLLLIDDDPNLILLVKDYLEFRGYEVITSENGQEALEVLQRETPDMIICDVMMPQMDGYSLVEQVRKDPRTSWIPVLFLSAKGQSQDKIKGLNTGADVYMVKPFEPEELVAQVESSLKQASRLIQRQDKGLDSAPKIQVPFDVELTPTELRVVQFVAQGMANREIAEKLNVSQRTIESHVSNMLGKTGLHNRTELARWAIENSMA; this is encoded by the coding sequence GTGGGAGAGCACAAGCGACTTTTACTAATTGACGACGACCCAAACCTCATTTTGCTCGTGAAGGATTATCTAGAGTTTCGGGGGTATGAGGTCATCACATCAGAAAATGGTCAAGAAGCGCTAGAAGTGCTGCAAAGAGAGACACCAGACATGATCATCTGCGATGTGATGATGCCGCAGATGGATGGCTACTCGCTGGTAGAGCAAGTCAGAAAAGATCCACGCACGAGCTGGATTCCAGTGCTGTTTCTTTCTGCGAAAGGGCAGAGCCAGGACAAAATCAAGGGCTTGAACACTGGCGCTGACGTGTATATGGTGAAGCCCTTCGAGCCAGAAGAACTGGTGGCCCAGGTAGAGTCTTCTCTCAAGCAAGCCTCTCGATTGATTCAGCGGCAAGACAAAGGGCTGGACAGCGCCCCCAAAATTCAGGTGCCCTTCGACGTTGAGCTAACGCCGACCGAGCTGCGGGTGGTGCAGTTTGTCGCCCAGGGCATGGCAAACCGAGAAATTGCCGAGAAGCTGAACGTAAGCCAGAGAACGATTGAAAGCCACGTCAGCAACATGCTGGGCAAAACAGGACTCCACAATCGCACTGAACTGGCTCGCTGGGCGATCGAAAACAGCATGGCGTAG
- a CDS encoding (2Fe-2S) ferredoxin domain-containing protein: MTTPLSTCVAALHLPQIERHVFICADQSVPKCCDKGDSLVAWDYLKKRLKELGLDQPTGDRPTCVFRTKANCLRVCQQGPILVVYPDGVWYHSATPTVIEEIIQKHLLGNQIVHDYAFLVHPLPSTSDELKTHGRPNLNALQSESKD, encoded by the coding sequence ATGACTACCCCCCTCTCTACCTGTGTCGCGGCGCTCCATCTGCCACAAATCGAGCGCCACGTCTTTATCTGCGCTGATCAGAGCGTGCCCAAGTGCTGCGACAAAGGCGACAGCCTGGTGGCGTGGGATTATCTAAAAAAGCGGCTAAAGGAATTGGGGCTAGACCAACCCACGGGCGATCGCCCCACCTGCGTTTTTCGCACTAAAGCCAACTGCCTGCGAGTTTGCCAGCAAGGCCCCATTTTGGTGGTCTATCCCGACGGGGTGTGGTATCACAGCGCCACCCCAACTGTGATTGAAGAAATTATCCAGAAGCATCTGCTTGGCAATCAAATCGTTCATGACTACGCCTTCCTGGTTCACCCGCTACCTTCCACATCTGATGAATTGAAAACACATGGCAGACCAAATCTGAACGCGCTACAGTCAGAAAGCAAAGATTAA
- a CDS encoding IS5 family transposase (programmed frameshift) has protein sequence MTTRRYALRDDQWERLQDLLPGRAGAVGVTAKDNRLFVEAVLYRYRAGIPWRDLPERFGHFRKVHTRFRRWAKTGVWQRVFQVLSEDADNEYAMIDTTIVRAHQHSAGAKGGDANAQAIGRSKGGLSTKIHATVDALGNPTGFHLTPGQVCDLDGADVLLENIQADTVLADKGYDADQRVVERLQQQGKAAVIPPKRNRKTPREYDKELYKARHLIENFFAKLKQYRAIATRYDKLAETFLSAIYMAAALIWLN, from the exons ATGACAACCCGACGCTACGCCCTGCGCGATGACCAATGGGAACGGCTCCAAGATTTGCTCCCTGGACGAGCGGGGGCGGTGGGAGTCACAGCAAAGGATAATCGTCTGTTTGTCGAGGCAGTGCTATATCGATATCGAGCCGGCATTCCCTGGCGAGACTTGCCAGAGCGGTTTGGTCATTTTCGCAAGGTTCACACCCGCTTTCGGCGCTGGGCAAAGACGGGCGTATGGCAACGGGTGTTTCAGGTGCTGTCTGAAGATGCAGACAACGAATACGCCATGATCGACACCACGATTGTGCGTGCTCATCAGCATAGTGCTGGGGCAAAGG GGGGGGATGCCAATGCCCAAGCCATTGGTCGTAGTAAAGGGGGATTGAGCACCAAGATTCATGCGACTGTCGATGCACTGGGCAATCCGACAGGCTTTCACCTCACACCCGGGCAGGTCTGTGACCTTGATGGGGCTGATGTGCTGCTAGAGAACATTCAAGCTGATACAGTCCTGGCTGACAAAGGATATGACGCAGACCAACGGGTGGTTGAGCGACTCCAACAACAGGGCAAGGCTGCTGTGATTCCGCCCAAGCGAAACCGCAAGACACCGCGTGAATACGACAAGGAGCTATACAAAGCGCGGCATCTGATTGAGAACTTCTTTGCCAAACTCAAGCAGTATCGAGCGATTGCGACACGCTATGACAAGTTAGCCGAGACGTTTCTGAGTGCAATTTACATGGCGGCTGCCCTTATTTGGCTTAATTGA